The Malus domestica chromosome 10, GDT2T_hap1 genome contains a region encoding:
- the LOC114827625 gene encoding uncharacterized protein, with the protein MEWFYPKRRRPQLKQSWTGQTLTSISAPPPHLLTIFAIVIALLWLSQYTDYKSQMQHTAINFQIFLISLPILLVFLVASYSSISSSGWFNFGVRRREHESVHRVGGGSSSPWGVAVLLVLLLVLVSYQSSFHSKWFGGRSD; encoded by the coding sequence ATGGAGTGGTTCTACCCTAAGAGGAGGCGCCCACAGCTGAAGCAAAGTTGGACTGGCCAAACCCTAACCTCAATCTCTGCACCTCCCCCACATTTACTCACCATCTTTGCCATTGTCATTGCTTTGTTATGGCTCTCTCAGTACACTGACTACAAGTCCCAAATGCAACACACAGCCATCAACTTCCAGATCTTCCTAATATCGTTGCCTATTTTGTTGGTATTTTTGGTAGCTTCGTATTCTTCGATTTCTTCTAGTGGATGGTTCAACTTCGGGGTCCGGCGTCGGGAGCACGAGTCGGTTCACCGAGTTGGCGGCGGTTCAAGCTCGCCGTGGGGTGTTGCTGTCTTGTTGGTGCTGCTTCTGGTGTTGGTATCTTACCAATCGTCGTTTCATTCCAAGTGGTTTGGTGGGAGGTCGGATTGA
- the LOC114827624 gene encoding triosephosphate isomerase, chloroplastic-like encodes MAVASTSLASQLSGPKSLSSYSGLRPSCCKLEFSHSLSATQSLFRHLHSLLRLSSSSRKASRGVVAMAGTGKFFVGGNWKCNGTKDSIRKLVADLNSAKLEADVDVVVAPPFLYLDQVKSSLTDCIELSGQNSWVGKGGAFTGEISVEQLKDIGATWVILGHSERRHVIGEDDQFIGKKAAYALSEGLGVIACIGEKLEEREAGKTFDVCFQQLKAFADAVPSWDKIVVAYEPVWAIGTGKVASPEQAQEVHVAVRDWLKQNVSAEVASKTRIIYGGSVNGGNSAELAKKEDIDGFLVGGASLKGPEFATIVNSVTAKKVAA; translated from the exons ATGGCGGTGGCCTCCACATCTCTCGCCTCCCAACTCTCCGGCCCTAAATCCCTCTCCTCTTACTCCGgcctccgtccgtcgtgctgcaaACTCGaattctctcactctctctccgcCACCCAATCCCTCTTCCGGCACCTTCACTCCCTCCTCcgcctctcctcctcctctcgcAAGGCCTCCAGAGGCGTCGTCGCCATGGCCGGCACCGGAAAG TTTTTTGTTGGTGGAAACTGGAAGTGT AATGGCACAAAAGACTCCATAAGAAAGCTAGTCGCTGACTTGAACAGCGCAAAATTGGAAGCGGATGTTG ATGTTGTTGTAGCACCACCATTTCTTTACTTAGATCAGGTGAAGAGCTCATTAACAGATTGTATTGAATTATCTGGTCAAAATTCTTGGGTTGGAAAAGGTGGGGCCTTCACGGGAGAAATCAG TGTGGAACAACTGAAGGATATTGGAGCCACATGGGTTATTCTTGGGCACTCAGAACGGAGACATGTGATTGGTGAAGACGATCAG tttataggaaaaaaagcTGCCTATGCCTTGAGTGAGGGCCTTGGAGTAATTGCTTGCATCGGTGAGAAGCTAGAAGAAAGGGAAGCGGGTAAAACTTTTGACGTCTGCTTTCAGCAACTGAAGGCTTTTGCTG ACGCAGTACCAAGCTGGGATAAAATAGTTGTTGCTTATGAGCCTGTATGGGCCATTGGGACTGGTAAGGTGGCCAGTCCAGAACAAGCTCAGGAAGTACATGTAGCTGTTCGCGATTGGCTGAAACAGAACGTGTCAGCAGAAGTTGCATCTAAAACAAGAATTATTTATGGAG GGTCTGTAAATGGAGGCAATTCTGCTGAGCTCGCGAAGAAGGAAGATATTGATGGTTTTCTTGTTGGCGGTGCATCCTTAAAG GGTCCTGAATTCGCTACTATCGTCAACTCTGTGACAGCCAAGAAAGTTGCTGCTTGA